A genomic stretch from Candidatus Methanomassiliicoccus intestinalis Issoire-Mx1 includes:
- a CDS encoding radical SAM protein — protein sequence MDSYMRAIKKAELLSGGPIHVSKHLTLPFPLSKSTAGPGAGSASLVIEFEGIRVKKAVTWDDEVFSLNESGGNYFITKNGKPFLDKVCIGHTLAHAPEQAFFNLATECIYNCKFCTSPSLKERGATKSLTDEKIISMIMHYSEHDDLKAVALTSAVISTPQDTIDRMSKIVKDIREKLPLMPIGVEPYVEKRQQIEQLKAAGADEIKLNIETYDKSIFEKVCGEQDIDQIIENIISAVEIFGRGKVTSNIIYGMGETDENVLAGCEYLASLGCVATLRPLRLNDLNRPQMEAALGHLEPVNPERMVKLAQKYKQMLIKYDLTTFSFKTMCHECTCCDIVPFRDI from the coding sequence ATGGATTCATACATGAGGGCTATTAAAAAAGCAGAACTTTTGTCGGGAGGGCCCATTCACGTTTCTAAACACCTAACTCTGCCATTTCCGCTTTCAAAATCCACAGCTGGTCCTGGAGCAGGATCAGCTTCATTGGTGATTGAGTTCGAAGGTATTCGTGTAAAAAAGGCAGTTACATGGGATGATGAGGTTTTTAGCTTAAACGAGTCAGGTGGAAATTATTTTATAACAAAAAATGGAAAACCTTTTTTGGATAAAGTTTGTATAGGGCATACTCTGGCACATGCTCCAGAGCAGGCATTTTTTAATTTAGCTACCGAGTGTATTTACAATTGTAAGTTCTGTACATCCCCATCATTGAAAGAGCGGGGAGCCACAAAATCTCTGACTGATGAAAAGATCATTTCCATGATTATGCATTATTCTGAACATGATGACCTCAAGGCAGTTGCCCTTACCTCAGCGGTGATATCCACACCTCAAGACACGATAGATAGAATGTCAAAAATTGTAAAGGATATAAGGGAAAAACTTCCTTTAATGCCCATTGGCGTAGAGCCCTATGTAGAAAAACGACAGCAAATTGAGCAGCTTAAAGCTGCTGGTGCTGATGAAATAAAATTAAACATTGAAACGTATGATAAATCTATTTTTGAAAAAGTATGTGGGGAGCAAGACATAGATCAGATAATCGAAAATATAATCTCTGCAGTAGAAATCTTCGGCAGGGGAAAGGTAACTTCTAACATAATCTATGGAATGGGCGAGACTGATGAAAATGTACTTGCTGGATGTGAGTATTTAGCATCTTTAGGATGTGTCGCAACGCTTCGACCTCTGAGGCTTAATGATTTAAACAGACCACAAATGGAAGCAGCGCTCGGTCATTTAGAACCAGTAAATCCTGAAAGGATGGTAAAACTTGCACAGAAATATAAACAGATGCTTATCAAATATGACCTTACTACATTCTCTTTTAAAACAATGTGTCATGAATGTACATGCTGTGATATCGTGCCCTTCAGAGATATTTAG
- a CDS encoding metal-dependent transcriptional regulator gives MMISENIEDYLACIYDLSIDGGVVKTNQIASKLNISPGSVSEMIKKLSSLGYVSYEQYRGVSLTDEGLTIARRVKRRHRLLERFFVDILGMKTEESHDEAMKLEHTVSDESVERISKILRDPVVCPDGNPIPPPDIPQPDVSGLSVQLDTLKQGEAASITHIASEDLDRVRRLISMGFVPGHDIQIDEKVPVGGPLLVRIDGRRIALAKDMASLVWVRRA, from the coding sequence ATGATGATATCTGAGAATATCGAAGATTACCTCGCATGCATATATGATCTTTCGATAGATGGCGGAGTTGTTAAAACCAATCAGATAGCATCGAAGCTCAATATTTCTCCTGGCAGTGTTTCCGAGATGATTAAAAAACTTTCATCTCTTGGATATGTATCATATGAGCAGTATAGGGGAGTATCTCTTACTGATGAAGGATTAACTATTGCGAGGAGAGTTAAAAGAAGACACAGACTCTTAGAACGTTTTTTCGTAGATATTCTCGGAATGAAAACCGAAGAATCTCATGATGAGGCTATGAAACTTGAGCATACTGTATCTGATGAATCTGTAGAAAGAATCTCGAAAATTCTTAGAGATCCTGTAGTATGCCCAGATGGGAATCCAATACCCCCTCCGGACATTCCACAGCCAGATGTCAGTGGTTTATCTGTTCAACTAGATACGCTGAAACAAGGGGAAGCGGCATCAATAACACACATTGCAAGTGAAGATCTGGACAGGGTACGCAGATTAATTTCTATGGGTTTTGTTCCAGGTCATGACATACAGATTGATGAAAAGGTTCCAGTAGGTGGTCCATTACTTGTAAGGATCGATGGTAGGCGCATAGCGCTGGCTAAAGATATGGCATCTCTTGTATGGGTTAGGAGGGCTTAA
- the feoB gene encoding ferrous iron transport protein B: MKIALVGNPNVGKSVLFTRMTGVGVIASNYAGTTVEFEEATVIFNGKTITVFDLPGTYSFSGVTEDEQVAIELLEQKSPDRVISVVDATRLSQSLVLTLQLIELGYDVVLALNFMDQAKKRYTIDVEMLSSILKIPVIPITATTGEGTDRLMNAVVSEKSYVSDYKIKYDGHIEQFLEKNFKETRTDAGYPERGAAIKLLEGNSHFTDQFSDETKKLVEDYRVEFKEQHMESIEVHIARDRYGESGNIASKVISANVTQKRNFKDKISDITLKPITGIPILIIVLITIFVSVIYIGGVLEDFLVGLYELYLGPLFDQLALLIGGEIGEAISEGIYLSIEAILAIVIPFIVVFYLILGVLEDSGYLPRVAMLLDGIMVKLGLHGRAIIPMIVGTGCNVPAILATRTLESKRERLILSTVIVMAVPCSAQTIIIIGTVGTYSGIFWAALIYLILLGMIFILGKVLHKVLDDEPCGLTIEIPDLTMPSVKNVLYKTWARTKDFITIAFPLLLIGSLVLEFLMVYNVLDALVDPLSPFTVGFLGLPAIIIIALIMGVLRKEMALQILYVIFPITAGIDLSLALSPEQMFVFALIMATYMPCIAVLAVLLKEFGMKNAVLICISSICLSFLLGGLAHFLFIVF, encoded by the coding sequence TTGAAGATCGCTCTTGTCGGTAACCCTAATGTAGGCAAGTCCGTATTATTTACAAGAATGACTGGTGTTGGCGTTATAGCCTCAAACTATGCCGGCACTACGGTTGAATTTGAAGAAGCTACCGTTATTTTCAATGGAAAGACTATCACTGTATTTGACCTCCCAGGAACCTACTCTTTTTCCGGTGTTACTGAAGATGAGCAAGTAGCAATCGAACTTCTAGAGCAGAAATCTCCAGATCGTGTAATCTCCGTAGTTGATGCTACAAGACTCAGTCAAAGTCTAGTATTAACTCTACAATTGATTGAGTTGGGATACGATGTAGTTTTAGCTTTGAACTTTATGGATCAGGCTAAAAAACGGTATACTATCGATGTGGAAATGCTGTCCTCAATCCTTAAGATTCCTGTTATTCCAATTACAGCCACCACTGGTGAAGGAACCGATCGTTTGATGAATGCCGTAGTCTCTGAAAAATCATATGTCTCAGATTATAAAATAAAATACGACGGGCACATCGAACAGTTTCTTGAAAAAAATTTTAAAGAAACCAGAACTGACGCTGGGTACCCTGAGAGAGGAGCAGCGATCAAGCTTCTTGAAGGAAACAGTCATTTCACAGACCAATTTTCAGATGAAACAAAGAAATTAGTGGAAGACTATAGAGTTGAATTTAAAGAACAGCATATGGAATCAATAGAAGTTCATATTGCCAGAGACCGGTATGGTGAATCCGGCAATATTGCTTCAAAAGTAATATCTGCCAACGTAACTCAGAAGAGAAATTTTAAAGATAAAATTTCAGATATAACTCTGAAACCGATTACTGGTATACCCATATTGATTATTGTACTCATTACAATCTTTGTTTCAGTAATTTATATTGGGGGAGTTTTAGAAGATTTTCTCGTTGGACTTTATGAATTGTATCTGGGGCCTCTTTTTGATCAATTAGCATTACTGATCGGTGGTGAGATTGGGGAAGCTATTTCGGAAGGAATATATCTTTCAATAGAAGCAATACTTGCCATCGTAATACCATTTATAGTTGTATTCTACCTGATATTGGGTGTCCTGGAAGATTCTGGATACCTTCCCAGGGTAGCAATGTTGCTTGATGGGATAATGGTAAAATTAGGTTTGCATGGGAGGGCCATTATCCCGATGATTGTCGGGACTGGTTGTAACGTACCAGCTATATTAGCGACTAGAACCTTAGAATCAAAACGGGAAAGATTAATCCTTTCAACCGTTATTGTAATGGCAGTTCCATGTTCAGCGCAGACAATAATTATAATTGGAACTGTAGGAACATACTCAGGTATATTTTGGGCCGCTTTGATATATTTAATTCTGCTTGGCATGATATTTATCTTAGGAAAGGTACTCCATAAGGTTCTGGATGATGAACCATGTGGTCTAACTATTGAGATACCAGATTTAACAATGCCTTCTGTGAAAAACGTTCTGTATAAAACGTGGGCAAGAACCAAGGACTTTATAACAATCGCCTTTCCATTGCTGTTAATTGGCAGTCTGGTTCTGGAATTTCTTATGGTTTATAATGTACTCGACGCTCTTGTAGATCCATTATCTCCATTTACTGTTGGATTCTTAGGGTTGCCAGCAATTATCATTATAGCACTGATTATGGGAGTTTTGCGAAAAGAGATGGCTCTACAGATCCTCTATGTGATATTTCCGATTACTGCAGGAATAGATCTTAGTCTTGCCTTATCTCCAGAACAAATGTTTGTGTTCGCATTGATAATGGCTACATATATGCCGTGTATTGCGGTTCTAGCTGTATTACTAAAAGAATTTGGTATGAAGAATGCAGTACTGATATGCATTTCATCAATATGTCTATCATTCTTGCTTGGTGGATTAGCTCACTTCTTATTTATTGTGTTTTGA
- a CDS encoding RNA-binding domain-containing protein: MDIDNISFRAFSHATENEDRVKKAVINVSKSEDLTCSKSCGYHGNPITIIETKITHARDIKDFLISLSEEDIKQLIDTIDLRVDDESFFYMRLDKQEAYLGNPMLNNGEDVISVKGKIKSYPQNRENAVASIKQTLDMILDKKYQNTINKK; this comes from the coding sequence ATGGACATAGATAATATTTCATTTAGAGCATTTTCCCACGCTACAGAAAACGAAGACCGTGTTAAAAAAGCAGTTATAAATGTATCTAAATCTGAAGATCTTACATGCAGCAAAAGTTGTGGATATCATGGAAATCCAATAACAATAATTGAGACTAAAATCACCCATGCAAGAGATATAAAGGATTTTTTGATTTCACTATCTGAAGAGGATATTAAACAGTTGATTGATACAATTGACCTTAGAGTTGATGATGAATCATTTTTTTACATGAGATTAGATAAACAAGAGGCATATCTTGGAAATCCAATGCTGAATAATGGCGAAGATGTCATATCAGTCAAAGGGAAGATAAAATCATATCCACAAAATAGAGAAAATGCAGTGGCGTCAATAAAACAAACACTGGATATGATTCTCGATAAAAAATATCAAAACACAATAAATAAGAAGTGA
- a CDS encoding HdeD family acid-resistance protein: MDVMNKMVANDYKGRLIFGILAVVIGIIALVYPGGTLKVIIILLGIFALLNGLSILFNAFSQKSKDTHDLLVGILYVVLGLIMIIASFAFLDVLMYILAAFLIIFGLFQLYEMWPIAKDSLKGEKLYNLVIAIIAIVLGIVIIVYPGLAANIVMMIIGAFLIIIGLINLLGAYQMKKSN, encoded by the coding sequence ATGGATGTTATGAATAAAATGGTAGCTAATGACTACAAAGGAAGATTAATATTCGGAATATTAGCTGTAGTTATTGGTATAATTGCACTTGTATATCCTGGAGGAACATTAAAAGTCATTATCATTCTCCTAGGTATATTTGCATTACTGAATGGATTATCAATCCTATTCAATGCTTTCTCCCAGAAATCTAAGGATACGCATGATCTACTTGTAGGAATTTTATATGTAGTTCTCGGTCTGATCATGATTATTGCATCATTTGCATTCTTAGATGTACTAATGTATATTCTAGCTGCATTCTTAATCATATTCGGACTGTTCCAGCTCTATGAGATGTGGCCAATAGCAAAAGACAGTCTAAAGGGAGAAAAACTGTACAATCTGGTTATCGCCATTATCGCAATAGTATTAGGCATTGTCATAATAGTCTATCCTGGATTAGCCGCCAATATCGTAATGATGATTATAGGAGCGTTTCTGATAATCATTGGTCTAATCAACTTACTTGGTGCTTACCAGATGAAAAAATCTAACTAA
- a CDS encoding DUF3320 domain-containing protein translates to MDGIIEIRVLYSAIANYSMVYNRVPLIKRIEVRNISSESLGNIKLNVSFKQNTEQSEQYESEWESSIGSIPAGQYVSFDRIPLKISKELFFLTEKNTDASFIITVTSNTTGEVLEEKTLDLKILPRDTWIGSDIMPELLASFVTPGRNAVRLITEEASAYQSGLPEKAKEYAREIYENIRKKGPFTITQMNPAAGSINAMEMLSRKQGTALDLSIFYASCLERAGLNPVIILLDNRVITACWLEDKTFAECVEDDVSLITKRMAEGVEEIIAVDISILTDNGSFEQAQESAEYHLAESSFDIFIDVIRCRGSGIFPIPERLGDEQKYTPRKTSPSQQLDPPPASYSKQRMWENKLLDLSLRNGLISYRLRRNSIQIMAADLNSLEAALASGEEFQILSKPSDILTKQQDNIHFPIDLESVRNLTDMEYSNHRLRTYLKEDELKKQIVYIYRTTKTNMEENGANTLYLALGFLKWYETDVSEKERRAPIVLVPVELVRKSAGKGYVLRIRDEDSLVNVTLVEMLRQNFNINVTDVDPLPTAETGIDIKQVFATFRKAVIDKPRWEVENISVLGQFSFNQFIMWNDMRNRSEELTNHKVVASLISGKMEWEQHGEFQSPDTLDNMVLPSDMAVPISADSSQLSAIYASGNDLSFVLHGPPGTGKSQTITNIIANALFQGKTVLFIAEKMAALSVVQRRLESIGLGPFSLELHSNKTKKRDALSQLDEVLSIPKAIHPDEYAARAQKLFELRKELNSVISAIHSKRSIGLSLYDVITLYEATRSEEHIHFTRQQVASLNASTYDSWNSVVRDIATAGAACGNVADHPLKELGACEYSYSFRDEVIELLNEYLKTIQDLKSPCESIQLSKYADYQTLYNVLNRINSKQISKELLASCDDPSIRSNLDIIYTLCRKRSEIHDKILRIFSEGVFKLDACRLFDKWNEIDRKMIRFGQRDIIKELKEYARTSIDKEKVPAYLQLLCDYRLAGEKMWEVGAGFDKLFGPIWNINNTDWRLLNSLYVESTEIKSLAAALGADMWQQIIDIDEQAAQAYLNSFEKVSKLTFDLTVKLALDVEVLAGESCFEDSTKKVSVWLENIESLRAWSLFASRIKEARLLGLSNVVEEYMSGRIQSDELMPAFTKSISRVYAEYVIDTEPSLSSFNGDIFEDEIKKYHEATEEFERLTREELVAKLSSKLPDITGSAASSSELSILRKAIKTGGRGLSIRRLFDQIPNLLKTLCPCMLMSPISVAQYIDPKFPKFDLVIFDEASQMQTCYAVGAIARGKEFIVVGDPKQLPPTSFFTINTVDEDNIEKEDLESILDDCLALSMPQEHLLWHYRSRHESLIAFSNMQFYDNKLFTFPSPNDIVSKVSLVHVDGYYDRGKTKQNKTEAKAVVDEIIRRLADPVLRNQSIGVVAFSIAQQNLIDDMLSDALDKNPELDAINSSAEEPIFIKNLENVQGDERDVILFSIGYGPDKSGTVRLNFGPLNREGGWRRLNVAVSRARMEMIVFSTLRPDQIDITRTNSEGIINLKSFLEFAKNGKNCLPRDKKDCAGEGIEDIIAHKIEEMGYKTNVDIGSSGYRMDIGIIDPDNEDEYVLGIMIDGKNKQSPSTARDRNIVQNSVLESLGWNLHHLWIMDWWYDSEKELSKIKDAIELAIKKNRVAEEEKAIDENNLRANAQIVLNVEVPDDKVSETAEDSIQPEYNPADTQNIGNPEDFMTGDSREKIIEQMKEIIRLEGPISYKLLQKKTLSSWGIYRPIVKVNKYFEKLFNDLNPKQTTFNGKIFIWNADQDPETYEGYRTPTDKERRDIADIPPEEIINAIKEVVNNQFALSSSDLVREVGKLFGFSRLGNNLKAIIGECIDQSVKAGLIKSDGDRVSVI, encoded by the coding sequence ATGGATGGGATTATTGAAATCAGAGTATTATATAGTGCTATTGCAAATTATTCAATGGTTTATAACAGGGTACCATTAATTAAGCGTATTGAGGTCAGAAACATCTCCTCAGAAAGTCTTGGAAACATCAAGTTAAACGTTTCATTCAAACAAAACACAGAGCAATCTGAACAATACGAATCTGAGTGGGAATCCAGCATAGGGTCGATTCCTGCAGGTCAGTATGTAAGTTTTGATAGAATACCCCTCAAAATCTCAAAAGAATTGTTTTTTTTGACTGAAAAAAATACAGACGCATCATTCATAATCACAGTTACCTCAAACACCACCGGCGAAGTTTTAGAAGAAAAAACTCTGGATCTCAAGATTCTTCCCAGAGATACCTGGATCGGATCAGACATTATGCCGGAGCTGCTGGCATCATTCGTAACACCAGGAAGGAATGCCGTCAGGCTGATAACCGAAGAGGCTTCAGCATATCAGTCCGGGCTGCCTGAAAAAGCAAAGGAATATGCAAGAGAGATTTATGAGAATATCCGGAAAAAGGGGCCTTTCACGATAACACAGATGAATCCAGCTGCCGGGTCAATCAATGCCATGGAAATGCTGAGCCGAAAACAGGGAACAGCTTTGGATTTATCAATCTTTTATGCTTCATGTCTGGAAAGAGCTGGCCTCAACCCAGTAATCATCCTCCTAGACAACCGCGTAATCACAGCCTGCTGGTTAGAGGATAAAACGTTTGCTGAATGTGTTGAAGACGATGTCTCTCTGATTACAAAACGTATGGCTGAAGGGGTTGAAGAGATAATTGCTGTTGATATTTCTATTTTAACAGACAATGGATCTTTCGAGCAGGCACAGGAGTCAGCAGAATATCACCTTGCTGAATCTTCTTTTGATATTTTCATAGATGTCATACGATGCAGAGGGAGCGGAATCTTTCCGATTCCCGAGAGACTCGGCGATGAGCAAAAATACACTCCAAGAAAAACTTCACCCTCGCAGCAGCTAGATCCTCCACCGGCTTCATATTCAAAGCAGCGCATGTGGGAAAATAAGCTTCTGGATCTGAGTCTGAGAAACGGTCTTATCAGCTATAGGCTGAGAAGGAACTCTATTCAGATAATGGCTGCAGACCTCAACTCCTTAGAAGCGGCTCTTGCCAGCGGAGAAGAGTTCCAGATACTTTCAAAACCATCGGACATTCTCACAAAGCAGCAGGACAATATTCATTTCCCTATTGATCTGGAATCGGTCAGAAACCTGACCGATATGGAGTATTCCAATCACAGGCTCCGTACTTATCTGAAAGAAGATGAGCTGAAAAAACAGATCGTTTATATTTACAGGACTACAAAAACAAATATGGAAGAAAATGGGGCAAACACCCTCTATCTGGCACTTGGTTTCCTCAAATGGTACGAAACCGACGTATCAGAAAAAGAACGCCGGGCCCCGATAGTGCTGGTTCCTGTAGAATTGGTCAGAAAATCAGCCGGCAAAGGGTATGTTCTCAGAATCCGTGACGAGGACTCTCTAGTAAACGTCACGCTGGTTGAGATGCTCAGGCAGAATTTTAACATAAATGTAACAGATGTCGACCCTCTACCTACTGCAGAGACTGGTATAGATATCAAGCAGGTGTTTGCCACATTCAGAAAAGCCGTTATTGACAAGCCGCGCTGGGAAGTGGAGAACATCTCAGTTCTTGGACAGTTCTCCTTCAATCAGTTCATCATGTGGAATGATATGCGGAATCGTTCCGAGGAACTGACCAATCACAAAGTTGTTGCAAGCCTGATTTCCGGCAAGATGGAGTGGGAGCAGCATGGAGAGTTTCAGTCTCCAGATACTTTAGATAATATGGTTCTTCCAAGTGACATGGCGGTTCCCATAAGCGCAGATTCCTCTCAGCTTTCGGCAATATATGCCTCTGGGAACGACCTGAGCTTCGTGCTTCATGGGCCTCCGGGAACTGGAAAGTCGCAGACGATCACAAACATCATAGCCAATGCCCTTTTCCAAGGAAAAACAGTTCTGTTTATTGCAGAAAAGATGGCGGCATTGTCTGTAGTGCAGCGCCGTTTGGAATCCATCGGGCTCGGCCCCTTCAGTCTGGAACTTCATTCTAATAAAACAAAAAAGCGGGATGCATTAAGCCAGTTGGATGAAGTTCTTAGCATTCCTAAGGCAATACACCCTGATGAGTATGCTGCGCGTGCTCAGAAACTCTTTGAACTCAGAAAAGAGCTGAATTCAGTCATAAGCGCAATTCATTCAAAAAGGTCTATTGGACTATCGCTATATGACGTCATTACTTTGTATGAGGCAACACGTTCGGAGGAGCACATACACTTCACACGTCAGCAGGTTGCGTCTCTGAATGCATCTACATATGACTCGTGGAACAGCGTAGTCAGGGACATAGCTACTGCCGGTGCAGCCTGCGGAAATGTTGCAGATCATCCTTTGAAAGAACTGGGTGCATGCGAATACAGTTATTCATTCCGGGATGAAGTCATTGAATTGTTGAATGAATATCTGAAAACTATTCAGGATCTCAAATCACCATGTGAAAGTATTCAACTGTCTAAATATGCAGACTACCAGACGCTTTATAATGTACTTAATAGAATAAATTCAAAACAAATATCTAAAGAGCTTCTTGCTTCATGCGATGATCCCTCTATCAGATCAAATTTGGACATCATTTATACATTATGCCGTAAAAGATCTGAGATTCATGATAAAATCTTGAGAATATTCTCTGAAGGTGTTTTTAAGCTGGATGCCTGTAGGCTTTTTGATAAGTGGAATGAGATCGATAGGAAGATGATCAGATTCGGTCAGAGAGATATAATAAAAGAACTGAAAGAATATGCCAGGACCTCGATAGATAAGGAGAAGGTGCCGGCATACCTGCAGCTGCTCTGCGATTACCGTTTAGCCGGAGAAAAGATGTGGGAAGTAGGTGCCGGATTTGATAAGCTATTCGGACCCATCTGGAATATAAACAATACAGACTGGAGATTGCTAAACAGCTTGTATGTAGAGTCAACTGAGATAAAATCTCTGGCTGCAGCTTTGGGCGCGGATATGTGGCAGCAGATTATAGACATTGACGAGCAGGCTGCCCAGGCGTACCTGAACTCATTCGAAAAAGTTTCCAAGCTTACATTTGATCTTACCGTAAAGTTGGCACTTGATGTTGAGGTGCTTGCTGGAGAATCATGTTTTGAAGATTCGACTAAAAAAGTATCAGTCTGGCTGGAGAATATTGAATCTCTTAGAGCATGGTCGCTGTTTGCTTCTCGCATAAAAGAGGCCAGATTGCTGGGTCTTTCAAATGTGGTAGAGGAGTACATGTCAGGTAGGATACAGTCTGATGAACTGATGCCTGCTTTCACAAAATCAATTTCTCGTGTTTATGCCGAGTATGTAATTGATACCGAACCATCTCTTTCATCATTTAACGGAGATATATTCGAGGATGAAATCAAGAAATATCATGAAGCTACAGAAGAGTTTGAAAGACTAACCAGGGAAGAACTAGTTGCAAAACTGTCTTCTAAACTTCCAGACATAACTGGTTCAGCAGCCTCTTCATCTGAATTAAGCATCTTAAGAAAAGCAATAAAAACCGGTGGAAGAGGGCTGTCTATAAGAAGACTGTTTGATCAGATCCCCAATCTGCTCAAGACGCTCTGCCCGTGTATGCTGATGAGCCCGATTTCCGTCGCTCAATACATTGATCCGAAGTTTCCGAAATTTGATCTTGTCATATTTGACGAGGCATCGCAGATGCAGACCTGCTATGCTGTAGGAGCAATAGCAAGAGGGAAGGAGTTCATCGTAGTGGGAGATCCTAAGCAGCTTCCTCCGACTTCATTCTTCACGATAAATACGGTTGATGAAGATAATATTGAAAAAGAAGACCTGGAAAGCATACTTGACGACTGCCTTGCACTTTCAATGCCTCAGGAACATCTGCTGTGGCATTATCGATCTAGGCATGAAAGCCTGATTGCCTTCAGCAATATGCAGTTTTATGATAATAAATTATTTACATTCCCGTCTCCGAACGACATAGTTTCAAAAGTCAGCCTGGTGCATGTGGACGGTTATTATGACCGCGGTAAGACTAAACAGAACAAAACTGAAGCGAAAGCTGTAGTTGATGAAATAATCAGACGGCTGGCAGATCCTGTTCTGCGCAATCAGAGTATAGGAGTTGTTGCTTTCAGCATAGCTCAGCAGAATCTAATTGACGACATGCTTTCAGATGCATTGGATAAAAATCCTGAATTGGATGCAATAAACAGCTCTGCAGAAGAACCAATATTTATTAAAAATCTTGAAAATGTTCAGGGAGATGAAAGAGATGTCATTCTGTTCTCGATCGGTTACGGGCCAGATAAAAGTGGTACTGTTCGTTTGAATTTCGGACCATTAAACCGCGAAGGCGGTTGGAGAAGATTAAATGTCGCGGTTTCAAGGGCAAGAATGGAAATGATAGTATTCTCAACACTCCGGCCAGATCAGATAGATATTACCAGAACAAACTCTGAAGGGATAATCAATCTCAAATCGTTCTTAGAATTTGCAAAGAATGGCAAGAACTGTCTTCCGCGCGATAAAAAGGATTGTGCAGGTGAAGGTATCGAAGACATCATTGCACATAAGATCGAAGAAATGGGCTACAAAACTAATGTAGACATAGGCAGTTCGGGGTATAGAATGGATATTGGTATAATAGACCCTGATAATGAAGACGAGTATGTTTTAGGAATAATGATTGATGGTAAAAATAAACAATCTCCTAGTACTGCAAGGGATAGAAACATTGTTCAGAACTCAGTACTGGAATCCCTGGGATGGAATCTTCATCATCTGTGGATAATGGACTGGTGGTACGATTCAGAAAAAGAACTGTCAAAGATAAAGGACGCTATTGAACTTGCAATAAAAAAGAATCGCGTGGCAGAAGAAGAGAAAGCAATAGATGAAAATAACCTGAGAGCCAATGCCCAAATAGTGCTGAATGTAGAAGTGCCGGATGATAAGGTATCTGAGACTGCAGAGGACTCAATACAACCAGAATACAATCCAGCAGACACGCAGAATATCGGAAATCCGGAAGATTTCATGACCGGGGACAGCAGAGAAAAGATCATTGAGCAGATGAAAGAAATAATCCGTCTGGAAGGTCCGATTTCATACAAGCTGCTTCAGAAAAAGACTCTCAGCTCCTGGGGAATTTACAGACCTATCGTTAAAGTAAACAAGTATTTTGAGAAATTATTTAATGATCTGAATCCAAAGCAGACAACCTTCAACGGAAAGATCTTTATCTGGAATGCAGACCAGGATCCAGAAACATATGAGGGATACAGAACTCCAACTGACAAAGAAAGAAGAGATATTGCAGACATTCCTCCAGAAGAGATAATTAATGCCATTAAAGAAGTCGTAAACAATCAGTTTGCATTATCGTCTTCAGACCTTGTACGGGAAGTAGGTAAACTGTTTGGATTCTCAAGGCTGGGCAACAACCTCAAGGCAATCATCGGCGAATGCATAGATCAGTCTGTAAAGGCTGGCCTCATAAAATCGGATGGTGACAGAGTTTCTGTGATCTGA
- a CDS encoding DNA alkylation repair protein, with protein MYDVRKILEDLADEKFKDFSLKLIPTNSNILGVKIPQLRTITREMPEEDKRPYIDHYNCEYLEELIIKGLLIGQLNGDIQEILSYVDDFTSSIDNWLVCDCFCSGLKVTKKNMETVWEFIQPYLYSDDEFKVRFAVVMMLDHYICEDYIDQVIAALDSVKHDGYYVKMAVAWAVSVCFVKFSDKTMKYLKYNNLDDWTYNKSIQKIIESRRVDDMTKDGLRKMRRK; from the coding sequence ATGTATGATGTAAGAAAGATCCTTGAGGATCTAGCAGATGAGAAATTTAAAGATTTCTCATTAAAATTGATTCCAACCAACAGCAATATCTTGGGAGTTAAAATTCCTCAGCTTCGAACGATCACCAGGGAGATGCCAGAAGAAGATAAACGGCCGTATATTGATCATTACAACTGTGAATACTTGGAAGAATTAATAATAAAAGGACTGCTTATCGGCCAGTTAAATGGTGATATCCAGGAGATTCTTTCATATGTTGATGATTTTACCTCCTCTATTGACAACTGGTTAGTCTGTGACTGTTTCTGCAGTGGCCTGAAGGTAACCAAAAAGAATATGGAAACAGTATGGGAGTTCATTCAGCCTTATCTTTATTCTGATGATGAATTTAAAGTGAGGTTTGCTGTCGTAATGATGCTGGATCATTATATCTGTGAAGATTACATTGATCAGGTTATAGCAGCATTAGATTCAGTAAAACACGATGGATATTACGTAAAAATGGCTGTAGCCTGGGCAGTTTCAGTCTGTTTTGTAAAATTTTCAGATAAAACTATGAAATATCTAAAGTACAACAACCTTGATGACTGGACATATAATAAATCAATTCAGAAAATAATTGAGTCACGCAGAGTTGACGATATGACGAAAGACGGCCTTCGTAAAATGAGAAGGAAATGA